The following are from one region of the Fusarium keratoplasticum isolate Fu6.1 chromosome 4, whole genome shotgun sequence genome:
- a CDS encoding Chitin synthase: MHVTAPSTTGITTPGDAPQQVSTKDQDASSQKTAVEQPSPGPKDTVETCGYPPIEDPVDPARILTPRDLRNQRIIFLGIIILINICMTVTAFFGKKSKLIFVTILFIKSKDFLSAILSPLGMMVIAIYHKFRPPKEVEQLWILSLIPAYSESEEQIVKTIYSLRDNGVEPHRQVMVVILDGNPRDVQSHMTRVVSEFERPYVSLKWKKGCLRVLAGFMMDVPVIVIEKVKNAGKKDSLILCHDLFNYARDNSPLYTKLLRKEIWEDVLPALTEGEKFNGFDMVFCTDADSTIYKGAVALLANAIARDENAIAACGLVLVELEPGYEWSFWNLYQQFQYTFGQYVRRRAEGIVGKVTCLPGCITMIAVREEMAGAIRKYAEPVTGYMVISHQVQYLGTDRRLTYSMLSQGKHLRTLFVPDAVSETVAPQSITHYLSQRRRWGSNAYFNNYFYLAGEKMIPLTRIAATIEVVRLSMVYYRVLNTILFIRSLTHHASIMKLMPMLIIGQVPSVWFFCSILLESELRKRGHKLILGYCINKMISPFMSVIIFTKVATNLGSQVWGISGVTASSAPPAGAPATTETETVTAPATNDELSAAERGEITPPKPVYAGPGQRRDRAPSRAPSTEGYDIE; encoded by the exons ATGCATGTCACCGCGCCTTCGACAACGGGCATCACAACGCCTGGTGATGCCCCTCAACAAGTATCAACAAAAGATCAAGATGCATCAAGTCAGAAGACGGCGGTTGAGCAGCCATCTCCAGGTCCCAAAGACACTGTTGAGACATGTGGCTACCCTCCCATCGAGGATCCTGTTGATCCTGCTCGCATTCTTACGCCCAGGGATCTGCGGAACCAGAGAATTATCtttctcggcatcatcatcttgatcaacaTCTGCATGACCGTCACGGCCTTTTTTggaaagaagagcaagctcATCTTTGTCACCATTCTTTTCATCAAAAGCAAGGATTTCTTGTCGGCCATTCTTTCACCACTTGGCATGATGGTCATTGCCATCTACCACAAGTTTCGGCCACCCAAGGAAGTCGAGCAGCTTTGGATACTTTCTTTGATCCCTGCATATTCAGAGAGCGAGGAGCAAATCGTCAAGACCATCTACTCTCTTCGGGACAATGGTGTCGAACCGCACCGTCAGGTCATGGTTGTCATCCTTGACGGCAACCCTCGAGATGTGCAATCACACATGACTCGGGTGGTCAGTGAATTTGAGCGGCCTTATGTGTCTCTCAAGTGGAAGAAGGGCTGTCTCCGTGTCCTCGCCGGGTTCATGATGGACGTGCCTGTCATTGTCATCGAAAAGGTCAAGAATGcaggcaagaaggattctcTCATTCTCTGCCACGACCTCTTCAACTATGCACGGGACAATTCTCCTCTTTATACCAAGCTTCTAAGGAAGGAGATCTGGGAAGATGTCCTCCCTGCTCTCACGGAGGGCGAGAAATTCAACGGCTTTGATATGGTCTTTTGCACCGACGCAGACTCCACCATCTACAAGGGAGCAGTCGCCCTTCTTGCAAATGCGATCGCCAGAGACGAGAATGCTATTGCTGCGTGTGGATTGGTTCTTGTTGAACTTGAACCGGGGTATGAATGGTCTTTTTGGAATTTATATCAACAGTTTCAG TACACGTTCGGTCAATATGTGAGAAGACGAGCAGAAGGCATCGTTGGCAAGGTAACCTGCCTTCCAGGATGCATCACCATGATTGCAGTCAGGGAAGAGATGGCCGGTGCTATTCGAAAATATGCCGAACCCGTTACTGGATATATGGTGATTTCTCATCAAGTCCAATACCTT GGTACTGACAGAAGGCTCACGTACTCTATGCTATCCCAAGGGAAACATCTGCGGACACTCTTCGTACCCGACGCTGTTAGTGAGACAGTGGCACCTCAATCCATCACGCATTATCTGAGTCAAAGACGTCGCTGGGGCTCCAATGCCTACTTCAACAACTACTTCTACCTTGCCGGAGAGAAGATGATTCCCCTGACTCGCATCGCCGCCACGATCGAAGTCGTGCGACTCAGCATGGTCTACTACCGGGTCTTGAACACAATTCTGTTCATCAGGAGCCTGACCCATCATGCTAGCATCATGAAGCTTATGCCGATGTTGATCATTGGCCAAGTACCCTCTGTCTGGTTCTTTTGCTCAATTCTTCTGGAATCCGAGCTAAGAAAACGTGGGCACAAACTGATACTGGGGTACTGCATCAACAAAATGATATCGCCGTTCATGAGCGTCATCATCTTCACAAAGGTTGCTACCAATCTTGGCAGTCAAG TATGGGGCATATCCGGAGTGACAGCGTCATCAGCGCCTCCCGCAGGTGCTCCCGCCACGACAGAAACAGAGACTGTGACGGCGCCCGCCACAAATGATGAGCTATCCGCTGCTGAGAGAGGAGAAATCACTCCTCCAAAGCCAGTCTATGCAGGGCCGGGCCAGAGGAGGGACCGTGCTCCTAGCCGTGCTCCCAGCACTGAAGGGTATGATATCGAATAA
- a CDS encoding GMC-OxRdtase-N domain-containing protein, translated as MKLLVPSLLCGLAAALPTNNNKTAEYEFVIIGSGPGGGTLAANLARAGHSVFLLEAGDDQGDTLLQRLPSFADIVSEEPSMSWSFFVNHYQNETQARRDSKYTYRLSNGTLWYGLDPPEDAEPLGILYPRGATLGGSAQLNAMNFALPPESDWNYIAELTGDKSWSSDNMRRLFVDLENCTYAPEGAPGHGFDGFIASNRNNISYITERPGVVEVLTHAFRLTEDIEVENAEEIGTLMQRDINGIGPDRYAPGLYQLPLHIDGLRQRTGSWRYLHETLIAKTEDGSPKYPLTLSTQSLATRVLFKDGKDGKPRAYGVEYLKGEGLYSADKRFNESDSGRFMNVTAFREVIVAGGAFNTPQILKLSGVGPREELESHDIDVVVDLPAVGKYLQDNYEGGVTVEASIPWENNPFARCDFSLGPNDTCLQEWNQSHTGPYGEGAAPLGLLYKSSVSETDESDLFLFGAAGVVFRGYFPGYSTYQAPPTSWFWSVVKMQTGNQAGTITLRSADPREAPEINFNFFAEKGDRDLQAIQEAVEHTMQIFNATGELYAPYTVIEPPPGVDVRQGIMDEAFSHHATSTCRMGPAGDKDYCVDSNFKVNGVDGLRVVDASIFPRTPGGFPVAPTFVISQKAFEVILKSIKN; from the exons ATGAAGTTGCTAGTTCCTAGCCTCCTCTGTGGGCTGGCTGCTGCCCTcccaaccaacaacaacaagacaGCCGAGTATGAGTTTGTCATCATTGGCTCAGGCCCAGGTGGTGGCACTCTAGC TGCCAACCTTGCCCGCGCTGGCCATTCCGTCTTTCTGCTTGAGGCTGGAGATGATCAGGGTGACACGCTGTTGCAGCGTCTTCCATCATT CGCAGATATCGTTTCGGAAGAGCCCAGCATGTCTTGGTCGTTCTTTGTGAACCATTACCAGAACGAGACGCAAGCACGCCGTGACTCCAAGTATACCTATCGACTTTCAAACGGGACGTTGTGGTATGGACTTGATCCTCCGGAAGATGCAGAGCC TCTTGGAATTCTCTACCCTCGAGGTGCCACACTCGGCGGCTCTGCTCAGCTCAACGCCATGAACTTCGCTCTGCCACCTGAGAGTGACTGGAATTATATCGCTGAACTCACCGGAGACAAGTCCTGGAGCTCTGACAACATGAGACGGCTCTTTGTCGACCTGGAGAACTGCACTTATGCTCCCGAGGGCGCCCCTGGCCACGGttttgatggcttcatcgcc AGCAACCGAAACAACATTTCCTACATTACTGAACGACCTGGCGTTGTCGAGGTCTTGACTCATGCATTCCGGCTGACCGAGGACATCGAAGTCGAAAACGCGGAAGAGATCGGAACGCTGATGCAGAGGGACATTAACGGCATTGGACCGGATCGATATGCCCCTGGTCTCTATCAGCTTCCTCTCCACATTGATGGTTTGAGGCAACGCACTGGATCTTGGAGATACCTCCACGAGACACTCATTGCGAAAACTGAAGATGGATCTCCCAAGTATCCTCTGACTCTCAGCACACAGTCTCTTGCGACACGCGTCCTGTTTAAGGACGGCAAAGATGGGAAGCCAAGAGCCTACGGCGTTGAGTACCTCAAGGGCGAAGGCTTGTACTCGGCTGACAAGCGGTTCAATGAATCCGACTCGGGTCGTTTTATGAACGTCACTGCTTTTCGGGAAGTCATTGTCGCCGGTGGAGCGTTCAATACCCCACAGATTCTCAAGCTTAGTGGCGTTGGACCTCGggaggaactcgagagcCATGATATCGATGTCGTGGTGGACCTTCCGGCTGTG GGCAAATATCTCCAAGACAACTACGAGGGTGGCGTTACTGTCGAAGCATCTATCCCTTGGGAGAACAACCCCTTTGCCCGATGCGACTTTTCCCTTGGACCCAACGACACCTGTCTCCAGGAATGGAACCAATCTCACACTGGACCGTATGGCGAGGGTGCAGCACCTCTTGGTCTTCTTTACAAGTCGAGCGTCAGTGAGACCGACGAGTCGGATTTATTCCTCTTCGGAGCTGCTGGCGTTGTGTTCCGCGGTTACTTTCCCGGATATTCCACATACCAGGCGCCTCCCACTTCGTGGTTCTGGTCAGTCGTCAAGATGCAAACTGGCAACCAAGCTGGAACCATCACACTTCGCTCGGCGGATCCCAGAGAAGCCCCGGagatcaacttcaacttcttTGCTGAGAAGGGAGACCGCGATCTCCAGGCTATACAGGAGGCTGTCGAGCACACCATGCAAATCTTCAACGCAACCGGAGAGCTGTATGCCCCGTACACGGTTATCGAGCCTCCTCCCGGCGTTGATGTCCGCCAGGGAATCATGGACGAAGCTTTTAGTCATCACGCGACGTCTACCTGCCGTATGGGTCCTGCTGGTGACAAGGATTACTGTGTTGACTCCAACTTCAAGGTCAATGGAGTTGACGGGCTTCGCGTTGTTGATGCATCCATCTTCCCTCGCACTCCGGGTGGATTCCCCGTCGCTCCCACATTTGTGATTAGCCAGAAGGCCTTTGAGGTGATTCTCAAGTCCATCAAGAACTAA
- a CDS encoding Beta-glucosidase: MVLKMQAPSEASSDFDIAYVIKNASVSEKISLLSGQDFWHTAPLPRFNVPSVRVSDGPNGVRGTKFIDGVPAACLPCGTGLAATWDQDLLYQAGILIGNECKAKGAHCWLGPTVCIQRSPLGGRGFESMAEDPYATGKLAAAYIKGVQSTGVVSVIKHWLANDQEHERVGVNVVVSERALREIHMLPFQIALRDAAPGAVMSCYNKVNGKHVSESQDLLDGLLREEWQWKGLIMSDWFGTYSTAEALNAGLDLEMPGPTRQRGQLLDLAVSTRKVSRTTIDTRARNVLEFVQRCNKVAVASEEGGRDFPEDRQLNRQLAGDSVVLLKNEGGLLPLKRPFKSIALIGPNMKNTSFCGGGSAHLQPYYTISPFEGIVDQLPPDIEVKYEIGASASGWNPLLQASDIMTPDGCPGLRIRFYREPPTAPDREVIDESLLPESSWQLMGYSHPKLEKLFYAEVEGDFVGQATGPFEFGLAVYGSARLYVDGQLLIDNTAVQRGGTFFFGKGTLEEKAEMHLTQGQTYRIKVEYESAPSSKLVKPGVVNFGGGAGRLGLARVIDPDTSIRAAVDVATQSDVTILCVGLTRDQESEGFDRQHMELPGFLPHLISAVLDAAPDTIIVSQSGTPFNMLPWATRTNTHLHAWMGGNETGNGIADVIFGKICPSGKLPLSFPRRIEDTPTYLNFGSERGRVIYGEDIYVGYRYYEKVDRDVLYPFGHGLSYTTFTYSNLSVTSLHVDLEVTNLGTVAGAEAIQLYIAADETTSSIAKPKKELKGFKKVHLQPGETQRVQIPLGRFATAFWDEETHCWVCEKGVYKVLVGSSSQKILLEGKLEVMETAYWSGL, encoded by the exons ATGGTTCTGAAAATGCAAGCTCCTTCTGAGGCTTCAAGCGACTTTGACATCGCGTATGTCATCAAAAATGCATCCGTATCAGAAAAGATCTCGTTGTTGTCTG GCCAGGATTTTTGGCACACAGCTCCTCTACCTAGATTCAACGTTCCCTCCGTCCGCGTGAGCGATGGGCCGAACGGCGTACGAGGGACCAAATTCATCGACGGTGTACCTGCAGCATGCTTGCCTTGCGGTACTGGTCTGGCGGCCACATGGGATCAAGATCTCCTGTACCAGGCAGGTATTCTAATAGGCAACGAATGCAAAGCAAAGGGCGCCCACTGCTGGCTCGGACCAACAGTCTGCATCCAACGCTCTCCACTGGGCGGTCGGGGCTTCGAGTCCATGGCAGAGGACCCGTATGCCACAGGCAAGTTGGCTGCCGCATACATCAAGGGCGTTCAATCGACCGGTGTTGTCTCTGTCATCAAGCATTGGCTGGCCAACGACCAAGAACATGAAAGGGTTGGGGTCAACGTCGTGGTTAGCGAGCGTGCCTTGCGAGAGATTCACATGCTCCCTTTCCAAATAGCCCTTCGTGACGCTGCACCTGGAGCTGTCATGTCTTGCTACAACAAAGTCAACGGAAAACATGTCTCTGAAAGTCAAGATCTGTTGGATGGCCTCCTCCGCGAGGAGTGGCAGTGGAAGGGGCTGATCATGAGCGACTG GTTCGGTACCTACTCGACCGCCGAAGCTCTCAACGCAGGGTTGGACCTTGAGATGCCCGGGCCTACCAGGCAACGCGGCCAACTACTGGACCTTGCAGTATCAACGCGAAAGGTATCCCGGACGACGATAGACACACGAGCACGCAACGTGCTCGAGTTTGTCCAGAGATGCAACAAGGTCGCTGTGGCTTCTGAAGAAGGCGGTCGAGACTTTCCTGAAGACAGGCAGCTTAATCGACAGCTGGCCGGGGATAGTGTCGTGTTGTTGAAGAACGAGGGGGGCCTACTACCGCTCAAGCGGCCATTCAAGAGTATCGCCCTGATTGGACCCAACATGAAGAACACTTCGTTTTGTGGTGGTGGCTCAGCACATCTTCAGCCATACTACACTATTTCTCCCTTTGAAGGGATTGTCGACCAACTACCACCCGACATCGAGGTTAAATACGAAATCGGCGCTTCAGCAAGTGGTTGGaaccctcttcttcaagcttCAGATATCATGACACCTGACGGATGTCCTGGTCTGCGAATACGCTTCTACCGAGAACCGCCCACGGCCCCAGATCGCGAAGTCATCGACGAGAGCTTGTTACCCGAATCTTCGTGGCAACTCATGGGCTATTCACATCCGAAGTTGGAGAAGCTGTTCTACGCTGAAGTGGAGGGCGACTTTGTTGGGCAAGCTACAGGCCCCTTCGAATTTGGCTTGGCTGTGTATGGTTCAGCCCGGCTTTACGTCGACGGCCAGCTGTTGATCGACAACACGGCTGTGCAGCGAGGCGGCACCTTTTTCTTCGGCAAGGGTACTCTGGAAGAAAAGGCTGAGATGCACCTCACTCAAGGCCAGACGTACAGGATCAAGGTCGAATACGAAAGTGCACCGTCATCCAAACTCGTCAAGCCAGGTGTGGTCAACTTCGGTGGCGGTGCAGGACGACTCGGTCTCGCGAGAGTGATTGACCCTGATACATCCATCCGAGCGGCTGTTGATGTTGCAACACAATCAGATGTGACGATTCTATGTGTTGGTCTGACCAGAGATCAAGAATCTGAGGGTTTTGACCGTCAGCACATGGAGTTGCCAGGATTCCTCCCTCACCTTATCTCGGCCGTCTTGGATGCAGCACCCGACACGATCATCGTGTCACAGAGCGGTACACCCTTCAACATGTTGCCTTGGGCTACGCGGACCAATACGCATCTCCATGCATGGATGGGGGGTAATGAGACTGGCAACGGCATCGCCGACGTCATTTTCGGCAAGATTTGTCCCAGCGGAAAACTGCCACTCTCTTTCCCAAGACGAATCGAGGACACGCCGACATATCTCAACTTCGGAAGCGAGAGGGGGCGCGTCATATACGGTGAGGACATCTATGTTGGATACCGATATTACGAGAAGGTGGATCGAGACGTGCTCTATCCTTTTGG CCATGGCCTCTCATACACGACTTTTACGTACTCGAACCTGAGCGTCACATCCTTACACGTGGATTTGGAAGTCACGAACTTGGGTACAGTAGCTGGAGCCGAAGCCATTCAGCTTTACATCGCGGCCGACGAAACAACATCCTCCATCgcgaagcccaagaaggagctAAAGGGGTTCAAGAAGGTACACCTACAACCTGGGGAAACACAGCGGGTGCAAATACCACTAGGTCGGTTTGCAACGGCGTTTTGGGACGAGGAGACGCATTGCTGGGTCTGTGAAAAGGGAGTGTACAAGGTGCTTGTAGGGTCTAGTAGCCAGAAGATATTATTAGAAGGGAAGCTGGAGGTGATGGAAACGGCCTATTGGTCTGGACTATAG
- a CDS encoding MFS domain-containing protein, with protein sequence MGLFNRNEKKDAAENTVGPELLKVLPNTDLPWYRTKHLLLLNLILLVPLFSSSAVGYDGSMMNGLQTLPQWRGFFNNPPAPVLGAINAVYPVCKILGLVPATLISDKWGRKMPIYLGLVALVFGPAIQAASMNLPMFIVSRGLIGFATVFPQVACPILVSELSYPTHRGKMTALYNTFFYFGAIGAAWITYGTFKIQSTWSWRIPSALQAAIPFCQLLFIYWVPESPRWLIANGKKDQAVALLTKWHAAGQTASPLVEYEITEIEKALELERNQESSVSWLTLVQTGPMRKRTFIAFILGFFSQWNGISVVTYYLTLVLNTIGITAVQDQTLINGLLQLFNFAAAVFAGAMMVDRFGRRRLLLVSTIGLGLSYIAWTALTSYFIKSHDESAGRAVVAFIFIAFFFYDIAWTPLPQAYTIEIFPFLTRSRGLTTELTSSYIGLITAQLINPVGLAAIGWRYYIVFCCILAALSTLIYFVFPETKGRTLEQITEIFDGKSIAVAAEDLVSKGKFGVVQEVEMPGKRDSADV encoded by the exons ATGGGCCTTTTCAACAGGAATGAGAAGAAAGATGCCGCGGAAAACACTGTTGGGCCAGAGCTACTCAAG GTTCTTCCTAATACAGACTTGCCATGGTATCGAACCAagcatctcctcctgctgAACTTGATCCTTCTTGTTCCTCTTTTCAGCTCCTCTGCTGTCGGCTATGATG GCTCCATGATGAACGGTCTCCAGACACTCCCACAGTGGCGGGGATTCTTCAACAACCCTCCCGCGCCGGTGCTCGGAGCCATCAACGCGGTCTATCCAGTTTGCAAGATTCTTGGTCTGGTCCCTGCTACCTTGATCTCAGATAAATGGGGTCGCAAGATGCCAATCtaccttggtcttgttgctCTCGTCTTTGGACCAGCTATTCAAGCAGCATCCATGAACCTCCCCATGTTCATCGTGTCCAGAGGTCTTATTGGGTTCGCCACAGTCTTTCCTCAGGTGGCTTGCCCGATTCTCGTGTCCGAGCTGTCTTATCCGACACACAGAGGCAAAATGACGGCTCTCTACAATACGTTTTTCTACTTTGGTGCCATTGGAGCGGCTTGGATCACCTATGGAACCTTCAAGATTCAGTCTACATGGTCTTGGCGTATTCCCTCGGCATTGCAAGCAGCCATTCCCTTCTGCCAGCTGCTGTTCATCTACTGGGTTCCTGAATCTCCTCG ATGGCTCATCGCCAATGGCAAAAAGGACCAAGCAGTTGCCCTTCTCACCAAGTGGCACGCGGCCGGACAGACAGCCTCTCCCCTTGTCGAGTACGAGATTACCGAGATCGAAAAGGCCCTCGAGCTGGAGCGCAACCAAGAGTCATCTGTGTCGTGGCTGACCCTCGTCCAAACCGGTCCCATGCGCAAGCGAACTTTCATCGCCTTTATCCTCGGCTTCTTTAGTCAGTGGAACGGTATCAGTGTTGTGACATACTACCTGACTCTggtcctcaacaccatcggAATTACTGCCGTGCAGGATCAGACCTTGATCAACGGACTGCTTCAGCTCTTCAACTTTGCTGCCGCCGTCTTTGCCGGTGCCATGATGGTTGATCGATTTGGACGTCGGAGACTGTTACTGGTATCTACCattggtcttggcctcagctACATCGCCTGGACTGCGCTCACGAGCTACTTCATCAAGAGCCACGATGAATCGGCCGGTCGAGCTGTCGtggccttcatcttcatcgccttTTTCTTCTACGACATCGCTTGGACACCGCTCCCACAGGCATACACTATCGAGATCTTCCCCTTCCTCACTCGTAGCCGTGGTTTGACAACCGAGCTCACATCATCTTACATTGGCCTCATTACCGCCCAGCTGATCAACCcggttggcttggctgcgATCGGCTGGAGATACTACATCGTGTTCTGCTGTATCCTGGCTGCCCTGTCCACTCTCATCTACTTTGTTttccccgagaccaagggtcGGACATTGGAGCAGATCACCGAGATCTTTGATGGCAAGAGCATCGCTGTGGCTGCTGAAGATCTTGTTAGCAAGGGAAAGTTTGGAGTTGTTCAGGAAGTTGAGATGCCAGGCAAGCGTGACAGCGCGGATGTCTAA
- a CDS encoding But2 domain-containing protein: MKLLAFLLSSAAVSLAAPALEPRQFEDIIFPAGTYRRWVQSGKIVQDPQDQLLIVKNGKAADETTTIVTFDFDQSTEGKTCELIFELWDRDVSTGTQTLDVFTWSDPPQGLKTFSVADIARWAEAKSRDNHVGRILVPKPGDATWIQAYQGWPRIPCPAGQLIGVEYVGVGDRVEVRWDIGVTGPRFRVLE; this comes from the coding sequence ATGAAGCTTCTTGCCTTCCTCCTTTCCAGCGCAGCTGTCTCTTTGGCCGCACCAGCCCTTGAACCCCGCCAATTTGAAGACATCATCTTCCCCGCGGGAACCTACCGACGTTGGGTCCAGAGTGGAAAGATCGTTCAAGACCCCCAGGATCAGCTTTTGATCGTCAAGAACGGCAAAGCTGCCGACGAGACAACCACCATCGTCACATTCGACTTCGACCAAAGCACAGAAGGCAAGACCTGCGAACTCATCTTTGAGCTCTGGGATCGAGATGTCTCTACTGGAACGCAGACCCTCGACGTTTTCACGTGGTCGGATCCCCCACAAGGACTTAAGACCTTTTCGGTTGCCGACATTGCTCGATGGGCAGAAGCCAAGAGCAGAGACAACCATGTCGGTCGAATCCTAGTCCCGAAGCCGGGAGACGCTACATGGATCCAGGCCTATCAGGGGTGGCCAAGAATCCCTTGTCCAGCTGGGCAGCTCATCGGTGTTGAATATGTCGGTGTCGGTGACCGTGTGGAGGTTCGTTGGGATATTGGTGTGACGGGACCAAGGTTCCGTGTTTTAGAGTAG
- a CDS encoding MFS domain-containing protein: protein MAARTELELENGTSPVPTSTEKEEQSGSSQSDACPVDWDGPDDPEMPLNWPKSKRWINTMAVSTLTLLTPFASSMIAPAVQLIMDDMGETNPNIGSFSVSIYLLGYAFGPLFLAPLSELYGRLPVYHICMFLFLLTNIACALSVNMPMFIVFRLLTGLVGACPLTLGPASVADCFRQEERGRAMAIWNMPVLLGPSLGPAVGAYVSRSLGWRWNFWLLVIMTGAVLAVCLFIQKETHRPTLLKKRQRKLQKLHDTQQASSTLTSDTTNQLLKKSLARPLKMLFLSPIIFGLSLLTAIAYGTLYLLFTTVSEVFRTRYGIVTNVGLVYLGFGSGQIVGLFVFGLLSDAIMKRLAAKGGEMKPEYRLPLMIPCSAIIPIGLLVYGWTAQFRVFWFVPIIGTFLIGFGMITVFSSVSTYLVDAFPVYAASATAANTVLRSVGGALLPLAGPKMYEALDQGWGNTLLAGISLGMIGMIVMSYKYGERLRTKVEY from the exons ATGGCAGCGCGCACTgagttggagctggagaatgGCACTTCCCCAGTTCCAACATCAACAGAGAAAGAGGAGCAATCTGGGTCAAGTCAGTCGGATGCTTGCCCAGTCGATTGGGATGGACCAGACGATCCAGAGATGCCATTGAACTGGCCAAAGTCCAAGCGATggatcaacaccatggcgGTGTCAACTTTGACGCTACTAAC GCCCTTTGCATCTTCCATGATTGCACCCGCTGTCCAACTCATTATGGACGATATGGGGGAAACAAACCCCAACATAGGCTCATTCTCGGTATCAATATACCTGCTTGGGTATGCTTTTGGCCCTTTATTCCTCGCTCCACTCAGCGAGCTTTACGGCCGTCTTCCAGTATACCATATTTGCATgtttctctttctcctgACGAACATCGCATGCGCCTTGTCTGTCAATATGCCCATGTTCATCGTCTTTCGTCTGCTCACTGGACTGGTGGGTGCATGTCCCTTGACTCTTGGGCCGGCTAGCGTCGCCGACTGTTTCAGacaggaggagagaggccGAGCGATGGCCATATGGAATATGCCTGTACTGCTGGGCCCGAGCCTTGGACCTGCAGTCGGGGCATATGTCTCTAGAAGTTTGGGCTGGAGGTGGAACTTTTGGCTCCTTGTCATTATG ACTGGCGCTGTTCTGGCTGTTTGCCTCTTCATTCAGAAGGAGACTCACCGTCCAACTCTGCTAAAGAAGAGGCAAAGGAAGCTGCAGAAGTTACACGACACTCAGCAGGCCTCTTCCACCCTCACTTCCGATACAACCAATCAGCTCCTGAAGAAAAGCCTGGCTCGCCCATTGAAGATGCTCTTTCTATCGCCAATCATCTTCGGCCTCTCTCTTCTAACCGCCATCGCTTACGGCACTCTTTACCTGCTGTTCACCACTGTCTCTGAAGTCTTCAGGACCAGATATGGGATAGTCACCAACGTCGGACTTGTCTACCTGGGTTTTGGTAGTGGTCAGATCGTTGGACTCTTCGTCTTTGGCTTACTCTCAGACGCTATTATGAAGAGACTAGCCGCCAAAGGCGGAGAGATGAAACCAGAGTATCGGCTTCCCCTTATGATTCCCTGCAGCGCAATCATTCCCATCGGGCTGTTGGTGTATGGCTGGACGGCTCAATTCCGAGTCTTCTGGTTTGTGCCCATTATTGGCACTTTCCTGATTGGTTTCGGGATGATCACGGTGTTTAGTTCTGTGAGCACCTACTTGGTCGACGCGTTCCCTGTATACGCTGCTAGTGCTACTGCGGCAAACACTGTGCTGAGAAGTGTCGGCGGCGCCCTTTTGCCACTTGCTGGTCCGAAGATGTATGAGGCCTTGGACCAGGGATGGGGTAATACACTGCTTGCAGGGATATCTTTGGGTATGATTGGCATGATAGTCATGTCGTACAAGTATGGGGAAAGACTGAGAACAAAAGTTGAATACTAA